The Salvelinus namaycush isolate Seneca chromosome 16, SaNama_1.0, whole genome shotgun sequence genome has a segment encoding these proteins:
- the elk1 gene encoding ETS domain-containing protein Elk-1 isoform X1 produces MESNPVISAMDPSITLWQFLLHLLEDDSHRHLISWTSGDGEFKLLDAEEVARLWGLRKNKTNMNYDKLSRALRYYYDKNIIKKVSGQKFVYKFVAHPDPSSVDCVRGGEDSQQQENLDAAGQTKSPGGGSSNCPSKNLQMQRSSPVSVQRSSRNDYMKSGLYSTFTIQSLQAPCRTSPQPIKTELLNQDSSPRPHSADRTLREVRDHDEDLSILTMVCLDGQSSSMQGCGSVESSLQVTLTHPSPCATPALSPQTLSVSTTGSSKSQPQKTQNLCDPPQIYLTSVSDPGSLTPLTLTPVAVPGAPGECVGNQPQGHPVFVVIKPSPLVHSKEQNLTSEEDLVEIMTLEEKHVVEVPESASGPREPETPLSIDVLPPCVEPVGQPVGEGEEQGKDEAHLPENSMTPAVALQAATHPAWSPQEVQPPKAKKPKVLELPSSSTLLPPGLSLDQVNAAVNSLLAPGSATNTLTPTVFTSHSLTPVLLTPSPLPSTIHFWSTLSPIAPRSPAKLSFQFPSNGSSHIHIPALSVDGLSTPVVLSPGPQKP; encoded by the exons ATGGAGTCTAACCCCGTAATAAGTG CCATGGACCCGTCCATCACGTTGTGGCAGTTCCTGCTGCATCTCCTCGAGGACGACAGCCATAGGCACCTCATCTCCTGGACCTCTGGGGACGGGGAGTTTAAGCTGCTGGACGCAGAGGAGGTGGCACGCCTCTGGGGGCTCCGCAAGAACAAGACCAACATGAACTACGATAAACTAAGCAGGGCGCTCCGATACTACTATGATAAG AATATCATCAAGAAGGTGAGTGGGCAGAAGTTTGTCTACAAGTTTGTGGCCCACCCTGACCCTTCATCAGTGGACTGTGTCAGAGGCGGTGAGGATTCTCAGCAACAGGAGAATCTTGATGCAGCGGGCCAGACCAAGTCCCCAGGAGGGGGGTCTTCTAACTGCCCCTCCAAGAACCTCCAGATGCAGCGGTCCTCTCCAGTCTCTGTCCAGCGCAGCTCTCGCAACGACTACATGAAGTCAGGGCTCTACTCCACCTTCACCATCCAGTCCCTCCAAGCCCCCTGCAGGACCTCTCCACAGCCTATAAAGACTGAGCTGCTGAATCAGGACTCTTCCCCCAGACCCCACAGCGCTGACCGGACACTGCGGGAGGTGAGGGACCATGACGAGGACCTCTCCATTTTAACCATG GTGTGTCTGGATGGCCAGAGCTCCTCCATGCAGGGCTGTGGCAGCGTAGAGAGTAGCCTGCAGGTCACACTGACTCATCCCTCGCCCTGCGCCACGCCTGCCCTCAGCCCCCAGACCTTGTCAGTGTCAACCACAGGCAGCTCG AAGTCTCAGCCACAGAAGACCCAGAACCTATGCGACCCTCCTCAGATCTATCTGACCAGTGTGTCGGACCCTGGCTCCCTCACTCCTCTGACCCTGACCCCTGTTGCTGTACCTGGGGCCCCGGGGGAGTGTGTGGGGAACCAGCCTCAGGGCCACCCTGTCTTTGTGGTCATCAAGCCTTCACCTTTGGTGCACTCCAAAGAGCAAAACCTCACGTCTGAAGAGGACCTGGTTGAGATCATGACCTTGGAGGAGAAACATGTTGTAGAG GTTCCTGAATCTGCATCAGGACCAAGGGAACCTGAAACCCCCCTCTCCATTGATGTCCTCCCACCCTGCGTGGAACCAGTGGGCCAGCCTGTTGGGGAAGGGGAGGAACAAGGCAAAGATGAGGCCCATTTACCAG AAAATTCCATGACTCCAGCAGTTGCTCTTCAAGCGGCTACTCATCCAGCCTGGTCGCCTCAGGAAGTACAACCCCCGAAAGCCAAGAAGCCCAAAGTCCTAGAACTGccctcctcctcaaccctcctacCCCCTGGTCTGTCACTGGATCAGGTCAATGCTGCCGTCAACAGCCTCCTGGCCCCTGGAAGTGCCACCAACACTCTGACTCCTACAGTGTTCACCTCCCATTCTCTG ACTCCGGTATTACTGACACCAAGTCCTCTCCCCTCCACCATCCACTTCTGGAGCACACTCAGTCCCATTGCTCCCCGGAGCCCGGCCAAGCTCTCCTTTCAG TTCCCCTCCAATGGAAGCAGTCATATCCATATCCCTGCCTTGAGTGTGGACGGCCTGTCTACTCCTGTAGTGCTGTCGCCAGGCCCACAGAAACCATGA
- the elk1 gene encoding ETS domain-containing protein Elk-3 isoform X2, translating into MESNPVISAMDPSITLWQFLLHLLEDDSHRHLISWTSGDGEFKLLDAEEVARLWGLRKNKTNMNYDKLSRALRYYYDKNIIKKVSGQKFVYKFVAHPDPSSVDCVRGGEDSQQQENLDAAGQTKSPGGGSSNCPSKNLQMQRSSPVSVQRSSRNDYMKSGLYSTFTIQSLQAPCRTSPQPIKTELLNQDSSPRPHSADRTLREVCLDGQSSSMQGCGSVESSLQVTLTHPSPCATPALSPQTLSVSTTGSSKSQPQKTQNLCDPPQIYLTSVSDPGSLTPLTLTPVAVPGAPGECVGNQPQGHPVFVVIKPSPLVHSKEQNLTSEEDLVEIMTLEEKHVVEVPESASGPREPETPLSIDVLPPCVEPVGQPVGEGEEQGKDEAHLPENSMTPAVALQAATHPAWSPQEVQPPKAKKPKVLELPSSSTLLPPGLSLDQVNAAVNSLLAPGSATNTLTPTVFTSHSLTPVLLTPSPLPSTIHFWSTLSPIAPRSPAKLSFQVCPSCPVPAAAWQRALEQAICRPDLIYITNRSIERWVGL; encoded by the exons ATGGAGTCTAACCCCGTAATAAGTG CCATGGACCCGTCCATCACGTTGTGGCAGTTCCTGCTGCATCTCCTCGAGGACGACAGCCATAGGCACCTCATCTCCTGGACCTCTGGGGACGGGGAGTTTAAGCTGCTGGACGCAGAGGAGGTGGCACGCCTCTGGGGGCTCCGCAAGAACAAGACCAACATGAACTACGATAAACTAAGCAGGGCGCTCCGATACTACTATGATAAG AATATCATCAAGAAGGTGAGTGGGCAGAAGTTTGTCTACAAGTTTGTGGCCCACCCTGACCCTTCATCAGTGGACTGTGTCAGAGGCGGTGAGGATTCTCAGCAACAGGAGAATCTTGATGCAGCGGGCCAGACCAAGTCCCCAGGAGGGGGGTCTTCTAACTGCCCCTCCAAGAACCTCCAGATGCAGCGGTCCTCTCCAGTCTCTGTCCAGCGCAGCTCTCGCAACGACTACATGAAGTCAGGGCTCTACTCCACCTTCACCATCCAGTCCCTCCAAGCCCCCTGCAGGACCTCTCCACAGCCTATAAAGACTGAGCTGCTGAATCAGGACTCTTCCCCCAGACCCCACAGCGCTGACCGGACACTGCGGGAG GTGTGTCTGGATGGCCAGAGCTCCTCCATGCAGGGCTGTGGCAGCGTAGAGAGTAGCCTGCAGGTCACACTGACTCATCCCTCGCCCTGCGCCACGCCTGCCCTCAGCCCCCAGACCTTGTCAGTGTCAACCACAGGCAGCTCG AAGTCTCAGCCACAGAAGACCCAGAACCTATGCGACCCTCCTCAGATCTATCTGACCAGTGTGTCGGACCCTGGCTCCCTCACTCCTCTGACCCTGACCCCTGTTGCTGTACCTGGGGCCCCGGGGGAGTGTGTGGGGAACCAGCCTCAGGGCCACCCTGTCTTTGTGGTCATCAAGCCTTCACCTTTGGTGCACTCCAAAGAGCAAAACCTCACGTCTGAAGAGGACCTGGTTGAGATCATGACCTTGGAGGAGAAACATGTTGTAGAG GTTCCTGAATCTGCATCAGGACCAAGGGAACCTGAAACCCCCCTCTCCATTGATGTCCTCCCACCCTGCGTGGAACCAGTGGGCCAGCCTGTTGGGGAAGGGGAGGAACAAGGCAAAGATGAGGCCCATTTACCAG AAAATTCCATGACTCCAGCAGTTGCTCTTCAAGCGGCTACTCATCCAGCCTGGTCGCCTCAGGAAGTACAACCCCCGAAAGCCAAGAAGCCCAAAGTCCTAGAACTGccctcctcctcaaccctcctacCCCCTGGTCTGTCACTGGATCAGGTCAATGCTGCCGTCAACAGCCTCCTGGCCCCTGGAAGTGCCACCAACACTCTGACTCCTACAGTGTTCACCTCCCATTCTCTG ACTCCGGTATTACTGACACCAAGTCCTCTCCCCTCCACCATCCACTTCTGGAGCACACTCAGTCCCATTGCTCCCCGGAGCCCGGCCAAGCTCTCCTTTCAGGTATGTCCTTCCTGTCCTGTCCCTGCTGCTGCCTGGCAGAGGGCACTAGAGCAGGCCATCTGCCGTCCTGATCTCATCTATATCACTAACAGAAGTATAGAGAGATGGGTTGGATTATAA
- the uxt gene encoding protein UXT encodes MAHAGKPSIDEKVLQYETFISDVLKRDLERVLEQRDGVYEKIAQYLQLKNTIESLKESETKGLKTEIDLGCNFYVQAHVEDSSKIFVAVGYGFFVELTHSEALKFIEKKTNQLTVHTEVLTKDSAKIKANIRMVLEGLRELQNLTDVPEKRTRDAL; translated from the exons ATGGCACATGCTGGAAAACCCAGCATTGACGAAAAGGTCTTGCAGTATGAAACGTTTATTAGCGATGTGTTGAAACGAGATTTGGA GAGGGTATTGGAGCAAAGAGATGGAGTGTATGAAAAAATTGCACAATATCTACAACTGAAAAATACCATTGAAAGCCTGAAG GAATCTGAGACAAAGGGACTCAAAACAGAGATAGATCTTGGCTGTAATTTCTATGTCCAAGCACATGT GGAGGACTCGTCAAAAATCTTTGTTGCTGTTGGATATGGCTTTTTTGTCGAGTTAACGCACTCAGAAGCTCTGAAGTTCATTGAGAAAAAGACAAATCAGCTTACAGT ACACACTGAAGTGTTGACCAAAGACTCAGCTAAAATCAAAGCCAACATTCGCATGGTGTTGGAG GGATTAAGAGAGCTTCAAAATCTTACGGATGTTCCGGAGAAAAGGACGAGAGACGCTCTTTAG